In one window of Kwoniella newhampshirensis strain CBS 13917 chromosome 14, whole genome shotgun sequence DNA:
- a CDS encoding 5-formyltetrahydrofolate cyclo-ligase, giving the protein MAATFALKSTLRRSMLRTLRGMTDQDIERQSQAVFKILLDQPFFKQAKSVGCYLSMAHGELRTNGIVTHLLKRGTPLYTPYIPSLSPIPKPASSTETHSPSALSEATSEPKEEAEMRMFRLYSPDDLERCPLDKWGILDPGEYRRDVAVDDSPRENAMSSKSQPLDLILIPGVAFDEECNRLGRGKAYYDRFLASYTSTRPSPLLVAVALSPQILSTGERVPTTETDFRLDGVVSPEGIIWREGAEEKIGGKG; this is encoded by the exons ATGGCAGCCACATTCGCTCTCAAGTCGACCCTCCGGAGGTCGATGTTGAGGACTTTGCGGGGCATGACAGATCAAGATATCGAGCGacaat CCCAAGCGGTCTTCAAGATCTTATTGGATCAACCGTTCTTCAAACAAGCCAAGTCGGTGGGGTGTTATCTCTCCATGGCCCATGGGGAGCTGAGAACCAATGGGATCGTGACGCATCTGTTGAAACGAG GAACACCGCTGTACACGCCCTACATCCCATCCCTATCACCAATCCCCAAGCCAGCCTCCTCAACCGAGACCCATAGTCCCAGCGCTCTGTCAGAAGCTACCTCTGAACcgaaggaagaagcggagatGCGGATGTTTCGACTTTACTCACCTGACGATCTTGAGAGATGCCCGTTGGACAAGTGGGGTATACTGGATCCGGGCGAATACAGGAGAGATGTAGCGGTAGATGATTCGCCAAGGGAGAACG CGATGAGTTCGAAATCTCAACCGTTAGATCTGATACTCATTCCGGGAGTGGCCTTCGACGAGGAGTGCAACAGA CTCGGAAGAGGTAAAGCATACTACGACCGTTTCCTCGCATCTTACACCTCCACACGGCCGTCCCCTTTGCTAG TGGCCGTCGCCTTATCACCGCAGATACTGTCAACTGGTGAACGTGTACCGACTACAGAGACGGATTTCCGACTGGACGGCGTGGTATCACCTGAAGGTATCATATGGCGTGAAGGTGCGGAAGAAAAGATAGGCGGTAAAGGGTGA